In one Juglans regia cultivar Chandler chromosome 11, Walnut 2.0, whole genome shotgun sequence genomic region, the following are encoded:
- the LOC109002912 gene encoding stemmadenine O-acetyltransferase-like: MEVEIVSEEHIKPSFPTPPHLRSFKLSLLDQLLPVPYAPIVLFYPNHDDHCASHNMMNIPQRLELLKKSLSETLTRFYPLAGQIKDDLYIECNDEGAYFVEAHLNFCVSEFLRQPDLLLIHKFLPCELVLKESAAGTFVTNIQANVFKCGGIAIGLCISHKIVDGAALSTFIKAWTTTARGSKSNIAAVFPNFDSSSLFPASDDLWLRDSSMAMWGSLFRKGKSVTRRFVFPDSATATLKAQATSSYVKQPSRLEVVSAFIWKHAMAASRQNNGSQKPSLMTHLVNLRRRMTPPLSEHTMGNLLWIAAAARCMDTDEASLEGLVGELRGAISRIDGDFVQKMQGEERNSIMCETLRGIGKLGSQEEADYFGFSSWCKFGFYEADFGWGKPIWVSSIGSSGTVFMNLIILVDTRLGDGIEAWVTLDEPEMARLESNPELLTFASLDPSPLAVDHSIGC; the protein is encoded by the coding sequence atggAGGTTGAAATTGTCTCTGAGGAACACATCAAACCATCTTTTCCAACACCACCTCATCTCAGAAGTTTTAAGCTTTCCCTTCTGGATCAGCTTCTTCCTGTTCCCTATGCACCAATCGTCCTCTTCTATCCTAATCATGATGATCACTGTGCAAGCCATAACATGATGAATATCCCCCAGAGGTTAGAATTGCTGAAGAAATCTTTGTCGGAGACCTTAACTCGTTTCTATCCACTGGCCGGACAGATCAAAGACGATCTCTACATTGAATGCAATGATGAAGGGGCTTATTTTGTGGAAGCCCATCTCAACTTTTGTGTCTCTGAATTTCTCAGGCAACCTGACCTCCTGCTTATACATAAGTTCCTTCCATGCGAACTCGTTTTGAAAGAATCAGCTGCGGGAACTTTCGTGACAAATATTCAAGCGAACGTCTTCAAGTGCGGTGGAATTGCCATTGGTTTGTGCATTTCGCACAAGATCGTAGATGGCGCTGCATTGAGCACCTTTATCAAGGCATGGACTACAACAGCCAGGGGATCTAAATCTAATATTGCAGCAGTATTCCCCAACTTTGACTCGAGTTCTCTCTTCCCCGCAAGTGATGATCTATGGCTTAGAGATTCATCGATGGCTATGTGGGGTTCCTTGTTCAGAAAAGGAAAGAGCGTGACAAGGAGATTTGTGTTTCCTGACTCGGCTACAGCCACCCTTAAGGCACAAGCAACCAGCTCATACGTGAAACAACCCTCGCGTTTGGAGGTGGTTTCAGCTTTCATATGGAAGCATGCCATGGCTGCCTCTAGGCAAAACAATGGTTCCCAAAAGCCTTCTCTGATGACTCATTTAGTGAATCTGCGTAGGAGAATGACACCCCCATTGTCTGAGCATACTATGGGAAATCTCCTCTGGATAGCGGCTGCAGCTCGCTGCATGGACACAGATGAGGCAAGCTTGGAGGGCTTGGTGGGTGAGCTACGGGGTGCAATATCAAGAattgatggagattttgttCAGAAAATGCAAGGTGAAGAGAGGAATTCCATCATGTGTGAGACTCTGAGAGGTATTGGAAAGCTAGGCTCCCAAGAGGAAGCGGACTACTTTGGGTTTAGCAGTTGGTGTAAGTTTGGATTCTATGAAGCTGATTTTGGGTGGGGGAAGCCAATATGGGTGAGCAGCATTGGTTCAAGTGGCACAGTGTTCATGAATCTGATCATTTTGGTTGacacaagattgggagatggtATAGAAGCATGGGTGACCTTAGATGAGCCAGAAATGGCAAGATTAGAATCTAATCCGGAGCTTCTGACATTTGCTTCCTTAGATCCCAGTCCTCTAGCGGTTGATCACTCGATCGGTTGCTGA
- the LOC109002926 gene encoding probable acyl-activating enzyme 1, peroxisomal, protein MKALSKSMEGAIRCSANYVPLTPISFLERSAMVYRDRLSVVYGDVRYTWRETLERCTRLASAIAQLGISRGDVVAAMAPNIPAMYELHFGVPMAGAVLCTLNVRHDSAMVSTLLRHSEAKLIFVDYQFLHIAQGAIDILSKTRTQLPLLVLIPESDPPSANTSNAISRSRNLEYEGFLATGRPDFEVRRPNDEWDPISLNYTSGTTSSPKGVIFSHRGAYLNSLAAALLNEMGSMPVYLWCVPMFHCNGWCLTWAVAAQGGTNVCQRNVTARGIFENISRHKVTHFGGAPTVLNMVINATASEIRPLPGKVAVMTGGAPPPSHVLFKMEELGFNVTHAYGLTETYGPGTVCTWKPEWNSLPREAQAKIKARQGLHHLGLEEIDIKDPVTMKSVPPDAKTMGEVMFRGNTVMNGYLKDSKATQDAFNGGWFRSGDLAVKHPDGYIELKDRSKDIIISGGENISTIEVESVIFGHPAVLEAAVVGRPDDYWGETPCAFVKLKDGYSVSAEEIIKFCREHLPHYMAPRTVIFEDLPKTSTGKAQKFVLREKAKAMGSLTNKSFSKL, encoded by the exons ATGAAGGCGCTGTCGAAATCCATGGAGGGTGCGATCCGGTGCTCTGCGAACTACGTCCCTCTCACTCCAATCAGCTTCTTGGAGCGCTCTGCGATGGTCTACAGAGACAGACTTTCTGTTGTGTACGGTGATGTCCGGTACACCTGGAGAGAGACGCTTGAACGGTGCACCAGACTCGCTTCTGCTATAGCCCAGCTGGGAATTTCTAGGGGAGATGTG GTCGCTGCAATGGCCCCAAATATTCCTGCAATGTATGAGTTACATTTTGGTGTCCCAATGGCTGGTGCAGTACTTTGTACACTAAACGTACGACATGATTCGGCAATGGTATCAACATTACTTAGACATTCAGAGGCCAAACTCATTTTTGTGGACTACCAGTTTCTTCATATTGCTCAGGGAGCGATTGATATTCTATCCAAGACAAGGACCCAGCTGCCCCTTCTGGTCTTAATTCCAGAGTCTGATCCGCCATCTGCTAACACCAGCAATGCCATTTCCAGGTCGAGAAACCTGGAATATGAGGGTTTTTTAGCAACAGGAAGACCCGATTTTGAGGTCAGACGGCCAAATGATGAATGGGATCCAATCTCTCTCAATTACACTTCAGGCACCACATCAAGCCCAAAAGGTGTGATTTTTAGTCACAGAGGTGCCTATCTCAATTCACTTGCAGCGGCACTTCTCAATGAGATGGGTTCAATGCCTGTATACTTATGGTGCGTCCCCATGTTTCACTGCAATGGGTGGTGCCTCACTTGGGCTGTTGCTGCTCAGGGTGGCACAAACGTCTGCCAAAGGAATGTCACTGCAAGAGGAATCTTCGAAAATATTTCTAGGCACAAGGTGACCCACTTTGGTGGTGCACCCACTGTCCTGAACATGGTAATAAATGCAACAGCTAGCGAGATCAGGCCACTTCCAGGCAAGGTAGCGGTGATGACAGGTGGTGCACCACCACCCTCTCACGTGCTATTCAAGATGGAAGAACTTGGATTTAATGTGACTCACGCGTATGGATTAACAGAAACTTATGGTCCTGGGACAGTTTGCACTTGGAAACCAGAATGGAATTCCCTTCCTCGAGAGGCGCAGGCAAAGATCAAGGCCCGCCAGGGATTGCACCATCTTGGCCTTGAGGAAATTGACATTAAAGATCCTGTCACCATGAAGAGTGTACCCCCTGATGCAAAAACCATGGGTGAGGTTATGTTCAGAGGCAACACTGTGATGAATGGGTATTTGAAGGACTCGAAAGCAACACAGGATGCGTTTAATGGCGGATGGTTTCGGAGTGGGGACTTGGCGGTGAAACACCCTGATGGCTACATAGAACTAAAAGACCGGTCTAAAGACATCATAATATCTGGGGGTGAAAACATTAGCACAATTGAGGTGGAATCAGTGATTTTTGGTCACCCAGCGGTTCTTGAGGCAGCTGTTGTGGGAAGACCCGACGATTACTGGGGGGAGACACCATGTGCATTTGTGAAGTTGAAAGATGGGTACAGTGTCAGTGCAGAGGAGATCATTAAGTTTTGCAGAGAACACTTGCCCCATTATATGGCTCCTCGAACTGTTATTTTTGAGGATCTGCCAAAGACTTCAACTGGGAAGGCACAGAAATTTGTTTTAAGGGAAAAGGCGAAGGCCATGGGAAGCCTTACAAACAAGAGTTTCAGCAAACTGTAA
- the LOC109002900 gene encoding stemmadenine O-acetyltransferase-like has product MEVETISKLEYIKPSSPTPPNLKTYKISLLDQFLSSIYIPTIIFYQNNQISTGHADIVSQRSQLLKQSLSETLTRFYPLAGKIKDNLSIDCNDEGVYYSETRVSCRLVDCLNRPNLRTFHLFLPQGVSWSGATAGDHVAKIQVNNFACGGVAIGVLVCHMIADGTAFSAFLKAWAATTLEVSEDVICPNFNAPTIFIQNEAYPMEATLMALTMPLLRSGRCTGRRIVFDASVIASLKAKATSSSIPTPTRVEVVSALLVKCIMAAFKTKSGIEKPTFYTHAMNLRRTAAPPFPESSMGNFIWVAGVLCMDDEKMELAYMVRKLREAKTKIDADFVKDLQGDGGFPKLYEHVNAMGGTLSSAASHRGMDYISFTSWCNFGLYDIDFGWGKPMWVSCIDSSDEREQVFPNTIMLMDTRCGGGIEAWVWLDKEDIAMLDQDKELLAFASLDPSPIKV; this is encoded by the coding sequence ATGGAGGTCGAAACTATTTCCAAATTAGAGTACATCAAGCCCTCTTCTCCAACACCTCCTAACCTGAAAACCTACAAGATCTCCCTCTTGGACCAGTTCCTGTCTTCCATCTATATTCCCACaatcattttctatcaaaacaATCAAATTAGCACAGGCCATGCTGATATTGTCTCTCAAAGATCACAACTACTCAAACAATCCCTATCAGAGACTTTGACACGCTTTTACCCTTTGGCTGGAAAAATCAAAGACAATCTTTCTATTGATTGTAATGATGAGGGCGTCTATTATTCAGAGACACGTGTAAGTTGTCGTCTTGTTGACTGCCTCAACCGGCCTAATCTCCGGACTTTCCATCTCTTTCTTCCCCAAGGTGTCAGTTGGAGCGGCGCAACTGCGGGAGATCATGTAGCTAAGATACAAGTGAACAACTTTGCATGCGGCGGTGTTGCCATCGGTGTCCTTGTTTGTCACATGATTGCTGATGGAACTGCCTTTAGTGCCTTTCTTAAAGCTTGGGCTGCCACCACTCTTGAGGTTTCTGAAGATGTAATATGTCCTAATTTTAATGCCCCAACAATTTTCATACAAAACGAGGCATACCCCATGGAAGCAACTTTAATGGCTTTGACCATGCCTCTTCTTAGATCCGGCAGGTGTACTGGAAGGAGAATTGTGTTTGATGCGTCGGTCATTGCCTCACTTAAGGCTAAAGCAACTAGCTCAAGCATCCCAACCCCGACAAGAGTTGAGGTAGTCTCAGCTCTCCTAGTAAAATGCATCATGGCTGCCTTCAAGACTAAATCTGGTATCGAGAAGCCAACCTTTTATACGCATGCAATGAATTTGCGTCGAACAGCAGCTCCACCATTCCCAGAATCATCTATGGGAAACTTTATTTGGGTAGCAGGCGTGTTATGCATGGATGATGAGAAGATGGAGTTGGCTTACATGGTAAGGAAGCTCAgagaagcaaaaacaaaaatcgaTGCTGACTTTGTGAAAGACCTGCAAGGTGATGGAGGGTTTCCAAAGCTTTACGAGCATGTAAATGCAATGGGAGGGACACTCTCAAGTGCAGCAAGCCATCGTGGAATGGATTACATTAGTTTTACAAGTTGGTGTAACTTTGGTCTCTACGATATTGACTTTGGATGGGGAAAGCCGATGTGGGTTAGTTGTATTGACTCAAGTGATGAGAGGGAGCAGGTGTTTCCAAATACGATAATGCTGATGGACACAAGATGTGGCGGTGGAATAGAAGCATGGGTGTGGTTGGACAAAGAAGATATAGCCATGTTAGACCAAGATAAGGAACTCCTTGCTTTTGCTTCCTTGGATCCTAGTCCCATAAAGGTGTAA
- the LOC109002911 gene encoding stemmadenine O-acetyltransferase-like produces MEVEIVSKTCVKPSSPTPLNLRIHKLSFLDQFSPSSYIPFILFYPMNHSAGSYDVADIVSKRSQLLKQSLSETLTRFYPFAGKIKDNLSLDCNDEGVYYSEARVQSRLEECLHQPDLLSFQELILEYTISKVPSAGDRVVTIQVTSFACGGVAIGVYICHVIADGTTLSVFLKDWAATARKEACELAVYPKFDIAPSIFVQNNAYPKEAKVTALFGPFFKSGKSTLKRIVFDASAIASLKAKATSSSLQNPTRVEAVSAFLWKCIMAVFRAKSGVERPALILHAVNFRRRVSSPLALTQFLAGNLFWIADALCSDKEPELPQLVSKLRQAIMKIDGDFVKSIQGGDGGFLMACELVKAKTGEFSDVARPCGMDFIGVSSWCNFGIYDIDFGWGKPKWASFVGSTRSDAEHMFLNMINLMDTRSAGGIEAWVRLDKEEMAILGEDKELLAFASLDPSPIINY; encoded by the coding sequence ATGGAGGTCGAAATTGTTTCCAAAACTTGCGTCAAACCCTCCTCTCCGACACCCCTTAACCTGAGAATCCATAAGTTGTCCTTCTTGGACCAGTTCAGTCCTTCCTCCTATATCCCCTTTATCCTCTTCTATCCCATGAATCACAGCGCAGGCAGCTACGATGTTGCTGATATTGTCTCTAAAAGATCACAACTTCTAAAGCAATCCCTATCAGAAACCTTGACTCGCTTTTACCCATTTGctggaaaaataaaagacaatctCTCCCTTGATTGCAATGACGAGGGTGTTTATTATTCAGAAGCCCGTGTACAGAGTCGTCTTGAGGAATGCCTGCATCAACCTGATCTTCTGTCTTTCCAAGAACTCATCCTCGAATATACCATTTCGAAAGTGCCCTCTGCAGGGGATCGTGTTGTTACGATACAAGTGACGAGCTTTGCATGCGGTGGTGTTGCCATTGGTGTCTATATTTGCCACGTGATTGCTGATGGAACTACCCTGAGTGTCTTTCTCAAAGATTGGGCTGCCACTGCTCGCAAGGAAGCATGTGAATTAGCTGTATATCCTAAATTTGATATTGCCCCATCAATCTTCGTACAAAACAACGCATACCCTAAAGAAGCAAAAGTGACTGCTTTGTTCGGGCCTTTCTTCAAATCGGGCAAATCTACTTTAAAGAGAATAGTGTTTGATGCTTCGGCCATTGCCTCACTTAAGGCCAAAGCAACTAGCTCAAGCTTGCAAAACCCAACAAGAGTTGAAGCTGTGTCCGCATTCCTATGGAAATGCATCATGGCTGTCTTCAGGGCCAAATCCGGTGTTGAGAGGCCAGCTTTGATTCTCCACGCGGTGAATTTTCGTCGAAGAGTGAGTTCACCACTGGCACTCACACAATTCTTAGCAGGAAATTTGTTCTGGATAGCAGACGCATTATGCAGTGATAAGGAGCCGGAGTTACCTCAATTGGTAAGCAAGCTCAGACAAGCAATCATGAAAATCGATGGTGATTTCGTCAAAAGCATACAAGGTGGTGATGGAGGGTTTCTCATGGCTTGTGAACTTGTGAAAGCAAAGACTGGAGAGTTCTCAGATGTGGCACGTCCTTGTGGTATGGATTTTATTGGGGTTTCCAGCTGGTGCAACTTTGGGATCTACGACATTGATTTTGGGTGGGGAAAGCCGAAGTGGGCAAGCTTTGTAGGTTCAACAAGAAGCGATGCAGAGCATATGTtcctaaatatgataaatttgatGGACACAAGATCAGCAGGTGGAATAGAAGCGTGGGTACGGTTGGATAAAGAAGAAATGGCCATTTTAGGAGAAGATAAGGAACTCCTTGCTTTTGCTTCTCTAGATCCTAGTCCCATTATAAACTACTAG